In Nitrospirota bacterium, the following proteins share a genomic window:
- the rpsO gene encoding 30S ribosomal protein S15: protein MSLEKQEKQNIIKGFSRHASDTGSPEVQVAILSNRIAYLTEHFKTHIKDHHSRRGLLKLVNQRRRLLQYLQRIDSGRYKDLIKRLGLRK from the coding sequence ATGAGTCTGGAGAAACAGGAAAAACAAAACATTATAAAGGGATTCAGCAGACATGCGTCTGATACAGGTTCCCCTGAGGTGCAGGTAGCTATCCTGAGCAACAGGATAGCCTATCTTACGGAGCACTTTAAGACACACATCAAGGATCATCATTCACGCAGGGGTCTCTTAAAGCTCGTAAACCAGAGGCGGAGACTTCTTCAGTATCTGCAGCGCATTGACTCCGGCAGATACAAAGATCTTATCAAAAGGCTTGGACTGAGAAAATAG